A stretch of the Theileria equi strain WA chromosome 1, complete sequence genome encodes the following:
- a CDS encoding diacylglycerol O-acyltransferase, putative (encoded by transcript BEWA_032080A), whose protein sequence is MRRRSEKPERLRNRAWRNFYRSFSSVFSSQPKKTFSVVEHDTDKTLSSERIETGRSTLRDNSPRKYISLLNQPVRVNKRRSNSAPNRYLFECDIYSQRVEPTRNRHRGRPLHEILHTECRKSLLSTDAKDLDLKGFVNLVFVILVVINFRMVVYNFRKYGLLMEIPRGFTEMYEDWPLLRCTVKTHICIIFAWAIERFIAPLSTTPLTIPVVLLQGLNLCIVLFYPYLTVVQYKTEPSLSALTLATSILWALKMYSFHHVCYDYRKSVCNGDNIMDVCKNRMEAKIASTYPLCIQLLEFYRFIIMPTVCFQFYYPMTPRINWMDVLKNFLEFTFFLAVIKILADQYIVVTVTNTFTMEEFKSANFFTVAYHIIDRMLLLSIPILYCWLIMFVVLFHYWCNLLAEITRFGDRKFYGDWWNASCFAEYWRKWNLPIHQFIVRHISKPLYSYGLSWGFINIVVFVFSAALHEYLISVPLGLGWTGYVFWAMMSQIPLLLLTEMESIRKNRVVGNVLFWCLFCITGQPVRLLLPFMRKLQLGVLLYWYLWGVKQGSTMQEDILKVISDRLNSTIKETDELYAFYGIKKVSTESVKQGSRLKKINQSSIRANPVSNSHRLGLSSYDRSRCLDNESVSKALPPTTSIAIHANVLDKFVTDAEYKMHLESLRLQDEYNKQLASKLAIAKREMHESNEQIYTELQELHLEKGRWACNEIETRKSLSLVSGSLASLQKSYDNLRTEVDTKNSQVIHLNGELANRENTITTLKSSHTLMEKELHAKTQRILSLQSDITDLYAKLELESSKFSSASKDVSSLNASYKELNEEYKDLKVKYEALVMTNSCLSNEKESLINRTKKIERELSDMTKEALTLQSRIRSKEISESTTIVSLREKVLSLEETLRATQTELALSDKRRELATMEQKVASLNLQIETLKTDNDLLTRENSTLEKQLASEKNNSKEYQNELFATKCQLNSLKCEMKARGYVHQNIVKRHNTEPLEDMQERPHEEQCGKCEYKKRDLFAPTMFDGPDAETQEKIDALERELTKLQLEKDKLESEMVRCKLGVESTALERRRHFTLEQECAKIRKDMQTVCSNIKQLYNN, encoded by the exons ATGAGAAGAAGATCTGAAAAACCAGAAAGGCTCAGAAATAGAGCCTGGAGGAACTTTTATAGGTCATTTAGTAGTGTATTTAGTTCTCAGCCTAAGAAAACCTTTTCTGTTGTGGAACATGACACAGATAAGACCCTTTCAAGTGAGAGAATTGAAACCGGCAGGTCCACTCTCCGCGATAATTCTCCTAGGAAGTACATTAGCCTATTAAACCAGCCAGTTCGAGTAAACAAACGAAGGTCTAACAGTGCCCCGAATCGGTATTTGTTCGAATGTGACATTTATAGTCAAAGGGTAGAACCTACAAGAAATCGCCATCGCGGAAG GCCTCTACATGAAATTCTACATACAGAGTGCCGTAAAAGTCTGCTATCAACAGATGCAAAGGATTTAGATCTCAAAGGCTTTGTGAATTTAGTTTTTGTAATTCTGGTCGTGATAAATTTTAGAATGGTTGTTTACAATTTTCGTAAATATGGACTGCTTATGGAAATTCCTAGGGGTTTTACGGAGATGTATGAAGATTGGCCTCTTTTAAGATGTACTGTAAAGACACACATTTGTATCATATTTGCATGGGCAATTGAACGATTTATAGCCCCTCTATCTACTACACCATTGACTATACCTGTGGTATTACTTCAAGGACTCAACCTTTGCATAGTGCTGTTTTATCCTTATCTAACTGTTGTACAATATAAGACCGAACCAT CTCTCTCCGCATTAACGCTGGCCACATCTATTCTATGGGCACTTAAAATGTATTCGTTTCATCATGTTTGTTACGATTATAGAAAGTCCGTCTG TAACGGGGATAATATAATGGACGTTTGCAAAAATCGGATGGAAGCAAAAATTGCATCTACATATCCATTGTGCATACAATTGCTTGAATTTTATagatttatcatcatgCCTACCGTTTGTTTTCAG TTTTATTATCCAATGACCCCTCGTATAAATTGGATGGACGTATTAAAGAATTTTTTGGAATTCACATTTTTTTTGGCAGTCATAAA AATTCTTGCGGATCAATATATTGTTGTTACGGTAACAAACACATTCACCATGGAGGAATTTAAATCCGCCAATTTTTTTACTGTTGCATACCACATTATAGACAGG ATGCTTTTACTATCGATTCCAATTTTGTACTGTTGGCTCATAATGTTTGTGGTATTATTTCACTATTGGTGTAATTTGCTGGCGGAAATTACCAGGTTTGGAGATCGCAAATTTTACGGG GACTGGTGGAACGCTTCATGTTTCGCGGAGTATTGGAGGAAATGGAACCTACCCATACACCAGTTCATAGTTCGCCATATTAGCAAGCCATTATACAGTTATGGACTATCTTGGGGCTTCATAAACATTGTAGTCTTTGTATTTTCTGCAGCGCTCCATGAATATCTAATTTCTGTGCCTCTGGGTTTGGGCTGGACAGGATATGTTTTTTGGGCAATGATGAGCCAGATTCCCCTTCTCCTCCTCACTGAAATGGAATCA ATACGGAAGAACAGAGTTGTGGGAAATGTTCTATTTTGGTGTTTATTCTGTATCACTGGTCAACCTGTACGTTTACTCTTGCCATTTATGCGAAAACTACAGCTCGGAGTTTTGCTCTATTGGTATCTTTGGGGTGTAAAACAGGGATC TACAATGCAGGAAGATATTCTAAAGGTCATTAGCGATAGGCTAAACTCGACCATAAAGGAGACTGACGAGCTCTATGCCTTTTATGGGATCAAGAAAGTATCTACCGAATCAGTAAAACAAGGAAGTAGACTCAAGAAGATCAATCAGTCAAGCATCCGTGCCAATCCTGTTTCGAATAGCCATAGACTTGGTCTGTCATCATACGATCGTTCAAGATGTTTGGACAATGAATCTGTTTCTAAAGCACTACCTCCTACTACAAGCATTGCAATACACGCCAATGTGCTTGACAAGTTTGTCACGGATGCAGAGTATAAAATGCATCTCGAGAGTTTACGCTTGCAGGATGAATACAACAAACAACTTGCGTCAAAATTGGCAATTGCAAAGAGAGAAATGCATGAATCAAATGAGCAAATATATACAGAATTACAGGAGCtgcatttggaaaaggGTAGGTGGGCTTGCAATGAAATTGAAACAAGGAAAAGTCTATCCTTGGTAAGTGGTAGCTTGGCCAGTTTGCAAAAATCCTATGACAACCTTCGCACTGAAGTTGATACCAAAAACTCCCAGGTGATTCACCTAAATGGAGAGTTGGCCAATCGTGAAAATACAATCACAACGCTTAAAAGCAGTCATACTTTGATGGAGAAGGAACTACATGCAAAAACCCAGAGAATTTTGAGTCTTCAATCCGATATAACTGACCTTTATGCAAAGTTGGAATTAGAAAGTAGCAAATTTTCGAGTGCTAGCAAGGATGTTTCTTCTCTCAATGCTTCTTACAAAGAGTTGAATGAGGAATACAAAGACCTCAAAGTCAAATATGAGGCACTAGTAATGACAAACAGTTGCCTTTCAAACGAAAAGGAATCGTTAATTAATCGCACCAAGAAAATTGAACGTGAATTATCTGACATGACCAAAGAGGCGCTAACGCTTCAGTCTAGGATTCGTTCCAAGGAAATTTCCGAATCTACCACAATTGTTTCTCTGCGTGAAAAGGTCTTGAGTTTAGAAGAAACTCTTAGAGCCACACAGACTGAGTTGGCATTATCCGACAAGAGACGTGAATTGGCGACTATGGAACAAAAGGTTGCCTCTCTAAACTTGCAAATTGAAACTCTGAAAACTGACAATGATTTGCTTACTAGAGAAAATTCAACCTTGGAGAAGCAATTGGCTAGCGAAAAGAATAATTCTAAAGAGTACCAAAACGAATTATTTGCTACAAAATGCCAACTTAATAGCTTAAAGTGTGAAATGAAGGCAAGAGGTTATGTGCATCAAAACATTGTTAAAAGGCACAACACAGAGCCCCTTGAGGACATGCAAGAACGACCGCACGAAGAACAATGTGGTAAGTGCGAGTACAAGAAAAGGGACTTGTTTGCTCCAACAATGTTTGATGGTCCTGATGCAGAAACCCAGGAAAAAATTGATGCCCTGGAGCGTGAATTGACAAAGTTGCAATtagaaaaggataaattgGAATCGGAAATGGTACGTTGTAAATTAGGTGTAGAATCAACTGCTCTCGAACGCAGAAGACACTTTACTCTTGAGCAAGAGTGTGCGAAAATACGCAAAGATATGCAAACTGTATGTAGTAATATAAAGCAGCTTTACAATAAttaa
- a CDS encoding hypothetical protein (encoded by transcript BEWA_032090A): MVLDSLKTINGSSAISCDTIASRLTERLESLSFDGPLAEALQNGHFYKSNNVGSPHCSLEIEVRLGFIQDSRSDLRFRLPLLSDTLLSNHAPVRFVPGVSEAQYKHAKSLLTELSGAENLKGNEWTVRNNECTLNRFFDIPGFDQPIRISTSVDSKDGRSLNNNSREAIRKVKLLSWNVSSKTAYEIDNLQEEEEQEYTDNTLDYRIAVNLEYDVSLTTLPTTAHAKYCRRKKRDSFAHNSAGIRFDLTQTEETGDTQFSQKQGQSYEIELELSGNTVIGILTNEKLSPNDRLLKLKYYCSGLVRTTRYIRDYITTRGDDVLSGNTNVNSFHNKLGLADLRFAVQSDESADRYKTFVSPQLPLIGDYLFRTVAYDQEKDPKLSHNLESYKEKIEEIPGPFVVKVDSTGHKYVTKAER; the protein is encoded by the coding sequence ATGGTTCTGGACTCTCTCAAAACTATCAACGGAAGCTCAGCAATATCTTGTGATACGATAGCTTCACGTCTGACTGAACGCCTAGAATCGCTCTCATTTGATGGGCCACTGGCAGAAGCGCTCcaaaatggccatttttACAAGAGCAACAATGTAGGTAGCCCTCATTGCAGTCTCGAAATTGAGGTTCGTTTAGGCTTTATACAGGATTCTAGGAGTGATCTGCGTTTCAGGCTACCACTGTTATCTGATACGCTTCTCTCTAATCATGCTCCTGTTAGATTTGTTCCAGGGGTATCAGAAGCCCAGTATAAACATGCTAAATCACTCCTGACTGAGTTGTCTGGCGCGGAGAACCTAAAGGGGAACGAATGGACCGTTCGGAATAACGAGTGTACTCTAAACAGGTTCTTTGACATTCCAGGGTTCGATCAACCAATTAGAATTAGCACTAGTGTCGACTCTAAGGATGGTAGAAGTCTAAATAACAACTCTAGAGAAGCGATACGAAAGGTAAAACTATTAAGTTGGAACGTGAGCTCTAAAACTGCTTATGAAATTGATAATTtacaagaggaagaagaacaagagTACACTGATAATACCTTGGATTACAGGATAGCTGTTAATCTAGAATATGATGTTTCTCTAACAACGCTTCCAACCACAGCGCATGCAAAATATTGCAGAAGGAAAAAGAGAGACAGCTTCGCACACAACTCAGCCGGCATTAGATTTGATCTCACCCAAACTGAAGAGACTGGAGATACACAATTTTCTCAAAAGCAAGGCCAATCATACGAAATTGAACTCGAACTTTCTGGAAATACCGTGATAGGCATACTCACCAATGAAAAGCTATCGCCAAATGACCGTTTGCTCAAACTTAAATATTATTGTTCTGGGCTTGTTAGAACTACAAGATATATAAGAGACTATATTACAACAAGGGGTGATGACGTGTTATCTGGAAATACAAATGTGAATTCTTTTCACAACAAGCTCGGACTTGCCGACTTGAGATTCGCGGTGCAAAGCGATGAATCAGCGGATCGGTACAAAACATTTGTATCTCCCCAACTACCTCTCATTGGAGATTATTTATTCCGTACAGTCGCGTACGATCAGGAGAAGGATCCTAAGCTATCACATAATTTGGAATCTTATAAGGAAAAGATTGAGGAAATACCTGGACCATTTGTAGTAAAAGTTGACTCAACAGGTCATAAATATGTCACCAAAGCAGAGAGATAA
- a CDS encoding hypothetical protein (encoded by transcript BEWA_032070A), producing the protein MANTRFSYVKNFEEDPHLLFDCWTVIRVDGRSFKNFSDRHNFRKPNEPRALSLINAAACHVMSKFGDILLAYGHSDEYSFLLKKNSRMYNRRQQKILSSIVSLFSSAYCYYWKDFFPDQPMLSIPSFDGRTIVYPSYRSVVDYFSWRHADCHINNQYNTCFWSLVLNGKTHDEAYTWLKGTQKMEKNEYLFSTCGINYNSLPNSFKKGTTLVRVEDGVVLDFNDPDKMDENVQATIVSSSNPPISLMIDRHELDQLESKLCDITNDLGIKILHCDIIKQTFWDVVGHMIS; encoded by the exons ATGGCAAATACTCGCTTCAGTTATGTCAAGAATTTTGAGGAAGACCCTCATTTACTCTTTGACTGCTGGACTGTGATTAGAGTTGATGGGCGTTCCTTCAAAAATTTCAGTGATCGACACAATTTTAGGAAACCTAACGAGCCCAGAGCGTTATCCTTGATTAACGCGGCCGCTTGCCATGTTATGTCCAAGTTCGGCGATATTTTGTTGGCTTATGGCCACTCAGATGAATATAg CTTTTTGCTCAAGAAGAACTCCAGAATGTATAATAGACGTCAACA GAAGATTTTATCCAGCATAGTTTCTCTCTTTTCATCAGCCTATTGTTACTACTGGAAGGATTTTTTCCCGGATCAGCCAATGCTATCCATCCCTTCGTTTGATGGACGAACGATTGTCTATCCTAGCTATCGCAGTGTAGTCGACTATTTCTCTTGGAGACACGCCGACT GTCACATTAATAACCAGTACAATACGTGTTTCTGGTCCCTGGTTTTGAATGGTAAAACGCATGATGAAGCCTATACTTGGCTAAAG GGTACAcaaaagatggaaaagaatGAATACCTCTTTAGCACTTGTGGAATCAACTACAACTCACTACCAAATTCATTCAA GAAGGGTACAACCTTGGTAAGAGTTGAAGATGGAGTGGTACTTGATTTTAATGATCCAGATAAGATGGACGAGAATGTCCAGGCGACTATAGTCAGTAGCTCGAATCCTCCTATATCTCTGATGATCGATAGACATGAGCTAGACCAGCTAGAAAGCAAGCTTTGTGATATAACAAACGATCTAGGGATCAAGATTCTACATTGCGACATCATAAAGCAAACTTTTTGGGACGTTGTGGGACACATGATATCTTAG
- a CDS encoding hypothetical protein (encoded by transcript BEWA_032060A), translating into MTYLWKADDCTENGAFKHIWPLHYHLYKNDLLAASDELRRGADPLFEDDNGVSALQLAMKFLIKHLNKCLASAAPLGNSRLHAGNFQSTLNIHLGQNLGPDATPVLGGLSDYNAVGSGSLAESDDSYATLLDQTISFFDGSRDDEFILTTHARLLRRTKGLFSFIKLISENAKFNSAVHDSLCQSIAMLSYPSLYAAVMNVLVSKTRFEQGFSNVWESRKVYSLAMKCRINGIYLLKFITQISEIFQQLLALFHFDLYSGAFNERFSCRSGHVKRLTLDYMNTDAVELFAHLAFVTDLPLLFNAMVLQPKFSPGKHARFDWDSVLSNTLRNREKLGIYADPLLRKRLGDRVEREFEQRGQDPIFV; encoded by the exons ATGACATACCTATGGAAGGCCGATGATTGCACCGAAAATGGTGCGTTCAAACACATTTGGCCACTACACTACCATTTATATAAGAATGACCTTTTAGCTGCATCAGATGAGCTCAGAAGAGGAGCAGATCCCCTCTTTGAGGATGACAATGGTGTCAGTGCTCTGCAACTTGCCATGAAG TTCCTAATTAAGCACCTGAACAAGTGCTTGGCATCGGCAGCTCCATTAGGGAACTCTCGGCTTCATGCAGGTAATTTCCAATCGACCTTAAACATTCATTTAGGTCAAAACCTCGGACCTGATGCCACACCAGTGTTAGGAGGTTTATCAGATTATAATGCAGTTGGTTCTGGAAGTCTTGCAGAATCTGATGACAGTTATGCCACTCTTTTGGACCAAACTATCTCGTTTTTTGATGGCTCTCGTGATGATGAATTCATACTGACCACCCACGCTAGACTCTTGAGAAGGACAAAGGGGCTCTTTTCATTCATCAAGCTCATATCTGAAAATGCGAAATTCAACTCTGCGGTTCATGACTCTCTTTGCCAAAGTATCGCAATGTTGTCGTATCCGTCTCTCTACGCTGCGGTGATGAATGTCTTGGTTTCAAAGACCAGATTTGAGCAGGGGTTTTCAAATGTATGGGAGAGTAGAAAAGTCTACTCGTTGGCAATGAAATGCAGAATAAATGGAATTTATTTGCTAAAGTTTATCACACAAATTTCAGAGATTTTCCAACAGCTTTTGGCACTCTTTCATTTTGATTTATATAGTGGAGCATTCAATGAAAGGTTTTCTTGTAGATCCGGTCATGTGAAACGATTGACTTTGGACTACATGAATACCGATGCTGTGGAACTTTTTGCACATTTAGCATTTGTAACGGATCTACCCTTACTCTTTAACGCTATGGTTCTACAACCCAAGTTTTCCCCGGGAAAACACGCTCGATTTGACTGGGATTCAGTCTTATCAAATACTCTTCGG AATAGGGAGAAGCTTGGAATATACGCGGATCCCTTGCTCCGCAAGAGATTGGGTGATAGAGTCGAAAGGGAATTCGAACAGAGGGGACAGGATCCCATTTTTGTCTAA
- a CDS encoding cyclophilin 1, putative (encoded by transcript BEWA_032100A) gives MFPNRFNRLLFYLPHIISLARAFKSPHNQILQAVTFSPLHSRSQVLFSTLGEKMVRPRVFFDISIGGVGAGRVEFELYSDIVPKTAENFRKLATGEHKHPSVNLHYKNSIFHRIIPQFMCQGGDITRHNGTGGLSIYGDKFQDENFNVKHTKPGLLSMANAGPNTNGSQFFITTVPCPWLDGKHVVFGEVVSGMDVVKKMEAAGTSSGKTLKEVKIVDCGQL, from the exons ATGTTTCCGAATAGATTCAATAGGCTCTTGTTTTATTTGCCTCATATCATATCCCTTGCAAGAGCCTTTAAGTCACCACACAATCAGATCCTGCAGGCTGTCACTTTCTCTCCTTTACATTCGAGAAGCCAAGTATTATTTTCTACTCTAGGCGAAAAAATGGTCAGACCACGTGTATTCTTTGATATTTCCATCGGCGGAGTTGGCGCTGGACGCGTCGAATTCGAG CTCTATAGCGACATCGTACCAAAGACTGCTGAGAATTTCCGCAAGCTGGCCACCGGAGAACATAAACACCCATCCGTCAACTTGCATTACAAGAACTCAATTTTCCACCGTATTATTCCCCAATTCATGTGCCAAGGTGGTGATATCACTCGCCACAACGGTACTGGTGGACTCAGCATTTACGGTGACAAGTTCCAAGATGAGAACTTTAACGTCAAGCACACCAAACCAGGACTCTTGTCCATGGCCAACGCTGGTCCAAACACCAATGGATCTCAATTTTTTATTACTACCGTTCCATGCCCATGGTTGGACGGAAAGCACGTTGTCTTTGGCGAAGTAGTTTCCGGTATGGACGTTGTCAAGAAGATGGAGGCTGCTGGAACTTCAAGTGGAAAGACATTGAAGGAAGTCAAGATTGTTGATTGCGGTCAACTCTAA